Part of the Paroedura picta isolate Pp20150507F chromosome 3, Ppicta_v3.0, whole genome shotgun sequence genome is shown below.
ATTCTCTCCTCGTTGTGTCCTTAAACAGTGACTGTTTCTGATTTATTTCCGTATTTAAGGCAACTAACACCAGTGGAATAAAACAGTTGTCTAAAACAGGCATTCTCAAACGGgattcgtgaaaccctggggcttttcaatggccccagaagggtttgtCAGATTGGGCCCTGATCCTGTTCTTAGTCCAGTTTATTAGGCTCCTGGGGTGTTTCTGGTGTTGGGGAGGTGGGGATAAcaaagcatgatgtcacatccggtcAAAATGTCTGGGTTAcgtcattttattaatttatggATTTACACTTCTGGTGATAGGAGACCTCCAGAGATGTGGCAGAGACATGTGACCTGCTGATatcatttcagggttttttcaaagccgggagaatgtttcaggtatttctcaatggtaaaaaggttgagaaaaggcCGGGCTAGATGAAGTTATACTTCTGTGCATCAGATGAAGTGAGTTCTGACTCCTAGAAGCTTATGGTATAAAGACTTTTTGTTAAAGTGCTACTTGACTTATTTTGCTGCCAGTGACGAATGTGCCTGTAATCCAGATTGATTGTGTGACGAGACCAGATTCTCCCATCTCTATGCCTTTCCACACATATTCCAGAAGGGCAAGCCCcctgtttctctttctttagGAACAAATCCAGTCCGAACTCCTGAAACTGAAGAATGTGAGAGAGCATCTCAAGCAAATACAGCTGCAAGACCCAATTACTATGAAAGAGCACCTGGTGAGCAACCCGCCTTTTTTTGTAGTAACTGGACAGGAAAATGCCACACCCAAATATTAGTTCTGCTGAGAGTTTTGACAATCAGATTTAAGTAActaaattttgtttatttttattttgagatGGGGTAGGTAGGCCTTTAAGGGTGGGAGTGGGAATGTTTTGGTGATCCCTGGAAGAGGGCAAAAATTTAGGGATAGGGCCTTGGTCTGCAACCTATTTTCTTGATAGGGACCACATTTTGAAAGGGAAAAACCCATTGAAGCCTAGAGAAATGTTAGCTTTTCTTATGGACTCATGTCTCCGTGAACTGAGACAACAACATATAGCTTACCATAGATTTTTCTGTggtttcttcctttttctgttcCTGATGGAGTTTTGACATCCAGGTCTAAGTGGCCCATGTGATTTTAttgcttggcctggcctcaaccatatgcctgacaAAATAGTGCAgttcttgcaggccttgtggaatttcACTAGTTCCACCAGGGCAGCATATTCTgccaggctgggaccagggcaAGGTCCAGACTCATTTCTtttggaccagggaccaccaacatgttaGCATTCAAGGATCTTAGTGTTCTTCTGGGGCCATACAAGGCagtcctcagatatgcagggcccagactgcgtaaggCCTTGAAAATTAAAACCAGGACCTTGTATTTGATTCaaggtagccagtgcagctgttggaggacaggTCAACTGTGGGCCCTCCAGTGTCCTAATACAGATCTCTGCAGCTATGTTTTGCTCCAGTTATAGCTTTTGGGTCAAGACCAAGGGTAGACACAGAGCTGTGGTCAGCAACCCACTTTTTATAGGCACAACATTTTGAAAAGATCAAAGTCTGAAGCGCAAAGAAAGGTGGATGTTTCATATGGATTCACATCTCCATGAACTGAGACAACAGCATTTTGcttatcattttcttttctttctttctttctttctttctttctttctttctttctttctttctttctttctttctttctttctttctttctttctttctttctttctttctttctttctttaggaAAAGATTAAAATGGAAAGAGATGTGGTTGTGAAGGAATTTGACCAGCTGCACCAGTTTGAGCAGGAGCAGAAGAGTTTCCTTCTGGACCAGCTGAAAGAGCTGCagaaagaggtggaggaggagcagaagtcAAAGGCTGAGAATGCTGATAATCTGGACGCTCTGATTAGAGACATGGAGGCAATCTGCCACCAGTCAGACCATGATTTCCTGCAGGTGAAAATTCTAGAACTGGCTGCTAATTATGTAGAATTTAGGAACAAATCTCAGATTTGCTAATTTTGTTGTGTGGCATGAATTCATCTGccttgttttttttactgttttgataGTAAAAAGCTAGTGATCTTTTCTGAGCATTATGGAAGGTTGCATCATCATTTCTGCTCCATATTTTCACCCAAATCCTCTTTATTCCAACTTGCAGTAGCTCTTCCTCAGATCCTTGGCTTTCTgatctccagtgtctctctgatcttccttccttcccagccactccCTCCCTGATAGTTGTATGTCTTTTAAGCTGCCCCCCATCTCTGTGTTATCTCCATTGTTGGTTGCagctgttttgtgttttttagTTAAAtcgcaaaaaaaacaaaacactgaacacTAGCATTTGAAACACTCTCACTCTTGTTCTTTAGCAAATAGGCCTTTcacagaaaaaataaaattttattaggAAAACAAGTATAGTAAAAACAGAGgaattcctttcttttccttcgtTTTTTCTGTTGTAACTCCAATTTAGTGCATTTCTTTAAACAAAGCATAGGCTGCTTTTCTGAAAGTCTATGTGCcagaaaaaaaatgctgctttgaGTCAAGAGGAATAGCAGGTATCAGTATTTTGATAAATTTTAATAAATGAACATTTATCTGATGTAGGTTTGAACaactaaaagtgtgtgtgtgtgggggggagatatgAAGACAGTGTTTGTCTCAACACACTGCAGAGCTTGCATATAGTTTTGCTTCTTTGTCTGATTTTCATAGGAGTAAGGgactaaaaagagcctcttgtggcgcagagtggtaaggcagccgtctgaaagctttgcccatgaggctgggagttcaatcccagcagccggctcaaggttgactcagccttccacccttccgaggtcagtaaaatgagtacccagcttgctggggggtaaacggtaatgactggggaaggcactggcaaaccaccctgtattgagtctgccatgaaaacactagagggcgtcaccccaagggtcagacatgactcggtgcttgcacaggggatacctttacctttaagggactAAAATAAGGTTGCTTTTGAAATGGTAGTATGAAATGTCCGTGGTTTGGTTTTGCTGTGCCCACTTTGGGGTGTAATTATAGCTGGTGACAATACCTGTACATTGTCCTTGCAAAAGTGCTTTACGGGCAAGGTCCTAATGGGTCTTACAGGCATTATTGAGAGAGCTTAccctcaggcttccactcagaaCCACCACACTCCAAATTCTAGCTTTAAAATGACTGTTTGTACAGGAgggatccttccttccttgaaaTAACTGACTGGCACCTCTGAACGAGCTGTCGTGCTCTCAGTCAGAATAGGGTTTTTGATTAAAGGCAACTGAAATGATTTTGAAACATTAGCAGAAATAGGCAAGTGAGATGACAGGAGTTTACAGCACTATGAATGGGGAGGGTGGAAGTATTAGCTGCCATTTCCTTTTACAACCAGATATTTACCTATCCTAAAAAGAAATTTCTTTACATTTAGAAGCTGGTTTCTTTACCTTCACCTGGTCCTGATACACTGGAGGCCATCAGGCCCTCCCAGCATTTTTAAATGACCAAATTCAGCTCTAAAATGGCATCAGTGTCTGTAGAGAgacctgacgaagagtgcttgcactcgaaagctcacgccctgaataaatctttgttggtcttcaaggtgctgctggactctgattttattgtagagACCTGTGGATGCTGTAGTTCCTAGTTTAACCATAAGACATTTCTGACTCAAAGGACAATCTCTTGaaatttttgtacatataagagCTGCTCTTTATGCT
Proteins encoded:
- the LOC143831604 gene encoding uncharacterized protein LOC143831604 isoform X2, which codes for MKEHLEKIKMERDVVVKEFDQLHQFEQEQKSFLLDQLKELQKEVEEEQKSKAENADNLDALIRDMEAICHQSDHDFLQDINNTLTRYMAPSATSCQVMTANEMVQEFPDACEHFPSYTKTYYIFSEECCSKRDTDQFERNIHLYAEEL